A single Bdellovibrio sp. ArHS DNA region contains:
- a CDS encoding RNA methyltransferase produces the protein MIEISSKSNEHFRRWLDLASARGIKKHQEFILMGEKLIAEFLENPNFKVKAELVHEDLKSLTMTASSLKGQRIPVFKLPKALFNEVDVIGTHYNLLVLEPKEIPALPASPTQGLEVVSPLGDPANLGSLARSALAFGASKMILTEESCNPFHPKAIKASAGTLLKLPLYRVGKFTEFVAGNEDLYALDMKGENVATFKWPKNIRLAIGEEGPGFGGLKGLKRLAVATQGVESLNATVAASIALFSYSVVPK, from the coding sequence GTGATTGAGATCAGTTCAAAAAGCAATGAGCACTTTCGCCGCTGGCTGGATCTGGCTTCCGCCCGCGGGATCAAGAAGCATCAAGAATTTATTCTTATGGGCGAAAAGCTGATTGCCGAGTTCTTGGAAAATCCCAATTTCAAGGTGAAGGCCGAGCTCGTCCACGAGGACCTGAAGTCTTTGACCATGACGGCCTCTTCCCTTAAGGGTCAGCGCATTCCCGTTTTTAAATTGCCCAAGGCCCTCTTTAATGAGGTCGATGTTATTGGCACCCACTACAATCTTTTAGTTTTAGAACCGAAAGAAATACCGGCACTGCCTGCCAGCCCGACCCAAGGATTGGAAGTTGTTTCTCCTTTAGGTGATCCTGCCAATTTGGGATCTCTGGCCCGTTCGGCTTTGGCCTTTGGCGCCAGCAAAATGATTCTTACGGAAGAAAGCTGCAATCCGTTTCATCCGAAAGCCATCAAAGCTTCGGCGGGCACTCTTTTAAAGTTACCGCTTTATCGGGTCGGTAAATTCACCGAATTTGTTGCTGGCAACGAAGATCTTTATGCCCTGGACATGAAGGGCGAAAACGTCGCCACATTCAAATGGCCCAAAAATATTCGCCTGGCGATTGGCGAAGAAGGTCCCGGATTTGGTGGATTAAAGGGATTAAAGCGACTGGCCGTGGCCACTCAAGGGGTCGAGTCTTTGAACGCCACTGTGGCCGCCAGCATTGCTCTTTTCAGCTATTCGGTCGTGCCAAAGTAA
- a CDS encoding helix-turn-helix domain-containing protein, with the protein MNAIPKTPPLLQLARLQVRQGDLLEARATTTECLVTFNKEAELPLWFEAARIHLQANIELENVGGADVVMNEVLQLLSAKNLSAANEAKAETMLGSWLRAQGKTEESQAYIDSAITKATGARDLETLARALLFSAFSLLLEPKKHNHTLLTLDKVDVLLSEAENTELTLTSLLLRGYIYTQSVQFDRAMDVLWRGYELAKQHGFQLLISSILAQMARVYRDQKRDEQYRIYAELAIKGVSPIKSPRLYKFITQVCPHDLDSLRSQYDFQVDEKSRLVLEKTKGVINFKNQHILLDMALLFIKNPGQRYSKEDLVEKIWGQAYNPELHDNLIYVSIKRLRTLLEPDLESPRYILRDRKGYFFNPQATVQMKYLEEATL; encoded by the coding sequence ATGAACGCGATTCCAAAGACTCCCCCTCTTCTCCAGCTCGCGCGCTTGCAGGTCCGTCAAGGTGACTTGCTGGAAGCCCGTGCCACAACGACAGAGTGTTTGGTCACGTTCAACAAAGAAGCGGAACTGCCTCTCTGGTTCGAAGCCGCCCGCATTCATCTGCAAGCCAACATCGAACTTGAAAACGTCGGCGGCGCCGATGTCGTCATGAACGAGGTTCTGCAACTGCTTTCCGCAAAAAATCTTTCCGCTGCAAACGAAGCCAAAGCTGAAACTATGCTTGGATCTTGGTTACGAGCTCAGGGAAAAACGGAAGAATCTCAAGCCTACATCGACTCGGCGATCACCAAGGCCACTGGTGCGCGCGATTTGGAAACTCTGGCCCGCGCCCTGCTTTTTTCGGCTTTCAGTCTTTTATTAGAGCCGAAGAAACACAATCACACGCTTTTAACCTTGGACAAGGTCGACGTCCTTTTAAGTGAAGCGGAAAACACGGAATTGACGCTCACCTCGCTTTTATTGCGCGGTTATATTTACACACAAAGCGTGCAATTCGATCGTGCCATGGATGTTCTTTGGCGCGGTTATGAACTGGCGAAGCAGCATGGCTTTCAACTTTTAATTTCAAGCATTCTGGCGCAAATGGCCCGCGTCTATCGGGATCAGAAGCGGGACGAACAATATCGCATCTATGCAGAGCTGGCGATAAAGGGCGTCAGCCCCATCAAATCGCCGCGTCTGTATAAATTTATCACTCAGGTATGCCCGCACGATTTGGACAGCCTTCGTTCGCAATACGACTTTCAGGTAGATGAAAAATCCCGCCTGGTCCTTGAAAAAACGAAGGGTGTGATTAATTTCAAGAATCAACACATCCTTTTAGACATGGCGCTGTTGTTTATTAAAAATCCCGGCCAGCGTTACTCGAAAGAAGACCTCGTAGAAAAAATCTGGGGTCAGGCCTATAACCCCGAGCTGCACGACAATTTGATCTACGTCTCGATCAAACGACTCAGAACACTGCTCGAACCTGATTTGGAAAGCCCCCGCTATATCCTGCGGGATCGCAAAGGTTATTTCTTCAATCCTCAAGCCACAGTGCAAATGAAATATTTGGAGGAAGCAACTCTATGA
- the rsmG gene encoding 16S rRNA (guanine(527)-N(7))-methyltransferase RsmG: MAHKNKTNYSPYKARQEARGNFSPSNLGRHKKPELIYELNEANDRLADVFRNHNFDMVNHQQRLQLAHFYRLLMLNQEKENFTRLLKLRDIAIKHFIDSIIILKHTKLQFPLLDVGTGPGFPGIPLKIMFPEEKILLGEGVQRRVEFLKHVRAEMKLQNLDILGRNINQHCMYPVNGAITRAVEDIGNTLGNVISCLQTGGRVYFMKGPGVDPEIKAFKNTEWSEYYKLVEDVAYTLPQTPHERRLVVFEKIKTKPLPEEDEGEELLLEELSGEERRRWAHYT, from the coding sequence ATGGCGCATAAAAATAAAACGAACTACAGTCCCTATAAAGCCCGTCAGGAAGCCCGTGGCAACTTCTCCCCTTCCAATCTGGGCCGCCACAAGAAGCCCGAGCTTATTTATGAGCTGAATGAGGCCAATGATCGCCTTGCTGATGTCTTCCGCAATCACAATTTCGATATGGTGAATCACCAACAACGCCTGCAATTGGCGCATTTTTACCGCCTTTTGATGTTGAATCAGGAAAAAGAGAACTTTACTCGCCTGCTGAAATTGCGGGACATCGCTATTAAACATTTTATCGATAGCATCATCATCCTGAAGCACACCAAACTGCAATTTCCGCTTTTAGATGTCGGCACGGGACCTGGCTTCCCTGGAATTCCCCTGAAAATCATGTTCCCGGAAGAAAAAATTCTTCTGGGCGAAGGCGTTCAACGTCGGGTGGAATTTTTAAAACACGTTCGCGCTGAGATGAAGCTGCAAAACCTGGACATTCTGGGTCGCAATATCAACCAGCACTGCATGTATCCCGTCAATGGAGCAATTACTCGCGCAGTGGAAGACATTGGCAACACCCTTGGTAATGTGATTAGCTGTCTGCAAACCGGTGGACGCGTGTATTTCATGAAAGGTCCCGGTGTTGACCCCGAGATCAAAGCTTTTAAAAACACCGAATGGTCCGAGTACTATAAATTGGTTGAAGATGTGGCTTACACTCTTCCACAAACACCGCACGAACGTCGCCTTGTGGTTTTCGAAAAAATAAAAACCAAACCTCTTCCCGAAGAAGATGAAGGTGAGGAACTTTTGCTGGAAGAACTTTCTGGCGAAGAACGACGACGGTGGGCGCATTACACTTAG
- the pheS gene encoding phenylalanine--tRNA ligase subunit alpha: MSTTKLDSIKDTALAAFKAAPTSKDLYDLKVQYLGKSGSLTEIMKEMASLPKEEKPLFGKKVNEVKQLLEAAYTEAEEALKKKEISAKMAAEEIDLTLPAAAQAKGSAHPVNIVVEEIFSVMSRLGYSVRTGPLIEKDYYNFEALNIPADHPARDMQDTFFIDKSHVLRTHTSPIQIHSLETEQLPLRVIGTGPVFRCDSDISHLPNFHQIEALCVDEKVSMADLKGTISFFVREFFGPGLKTRFRPSFFPFTEPSAEVDCSCPICKGKGCSLCKHSGWIEIGGCGLVNPKVFQAAKIEYPKWQGFAFGFGVERMAIIKYGIEDIRLFPENDVRFLRQFVK; this comes from the coding sequence ATGTCCACGACCAAACTTGATTCTATTAAAGATACAGCCCTGGCGGCTTTTAAAGCTGCTCCCACCTCTAAAGACCTCTATGATCTCAAGGTTCAATACCTGGGAAAAAGTGGTTCTTTGACTGAGATTATGAAAGAAATGGCTTCTTTGCCGAAAGAGGAAAAACCTCTGTTTGGTAAAAAGGTGAACGAAGTGAAGCAGCTCCTTGAAGCCGCTTACACGGAGGCCGAAGAAGCTTTAAAGAAAAAAGAAATCTCGGCAAAAATGGCGGCCGAAGAAATCGATCTGACCTTGCCTGCAGCAGCGCAAGCAAAAGGTTCTGCTCATCCGGTCAATATCGTCGTGGAGGAAATCTTCTCGGTGATGTCACGTTTGGGTTACAGCGTTCGCACGGGCCCACTGATTGAAAAAGATTACTATAACTTTGAGGCTTTGAATATTCCGGCGGATCACCCTGCGCGCGATATGCAAGACACTTTCTTTATCGACAAAAGCCATGTGCTGCGCACGCACACGTCTCCGATTCAGATTCACTCTCTGGAAACCGAACAGTTGCCTTTGCGCGTGATTGGTACGGGGCCGGTTTTCCGTTGCGACAGCGACATTTCGCATCTTCCGAACTTCCATCAGATTGAAGCTTTGTGTGTGGATGAGAAAGTCTCTATGGCGGATCTGAAGGGCACAATCAGTTTCTTTGTTCGTGAGTTCTTTGGTCCGGGCTTGAAAACAAGATTCCGTCCGAGCTTTTTTCCCTTCACTGAACCATCGGCAGAAGTGGATTGCTCTTGCCCTATTTGTAAAGGCAAAGGCTGCAGTCTGTGTAAGCATTCCGGCTGGATTGAAATCGGCGGTTGCGGACTTGTGAATCCGAAAGTGTTTCAAGCCGCAAAAATCGAATATCCAAAATGGCAAGGTTTTGCGTTCGGCTTTGGTGTTGAACGTATGGCAATTATTAAATACGGCATCGAAGACATTCGTTTGTTCCCTGAAAATGATGTGCGTTTCTTAAGGCAGTTTGTAAAATGA
- the pheT gene encoding phenylalanine--tRNA ligase subunit beta yields the protein MKISLKWLQDYVDVTEFFQKPEELGEALTRAGLEVEEITNRAKDFNHVVVGHILEKDKHPNADKLSLCRVSTGEGVVHQIVCGAQNHKAGDRVIVALPGAVLPGNFAIKKSAVRGVDSAGMLCSLKELGLAKESEGIAILPADAPVGKPYAEYAGYDDITFELKVTPNRADCLSHYGLAREVACLYGKELKAPTAEPKVNSQSTKSEISLDVKAFDLCPRYTGRYLKGLKVGPSPAWLVQRLESVGMNSINNIVDVTNYVMMELGQPLHAFDAAFIAGKKVIVDRATKGEKFITLDGSEISLTGEELTIRDTSHPACLAGVVGGKNSGVTEATTEVFLESAYFLPMSARKTSRTHGIDTDSAYRFSRGVDPDGALRGLNRATALILEVAGGEAFGDHHDFYPNPVKKAPVTIAVQTVTDRLGYQAEEHKFVDFMKRLGCQLEQAGAGTYKILPPTFRFDLEQDMDLVEEYARLNGYEHIPESLPVFKTMPSHHDKGFMLNRTTSELMRAEGFQQAVNFAFVGSKGEKAFLGPIEALKAAGLSVSGKEIRIMNPLNEEMDVMRTSLSFGLFKNLNTNFHAGNMQGRLFEIGSSFFMKDDGTYGETSRLGLALWGRAANLWNKSLDYPVVFELKAAVEVLLKSLNISAYTWVTPTNKVEVPAFLHQGQYAQLLVEGKKVGFIGTLHPVLLDDNKIRVPAVLAELDLDQLYKGQPRPYRIQSISKFPVVERDFAFVMPKTLKVGDVLKDIRKAAGSLLVNVDVFDLYEGEKMEPGQKSVAIRLWLQDKNATLQEAQIAETTNKVLESLKKNFDLSVR from the coding sequence ATGAAGATCAGTTTAAAATGGCTCCAAGATTATGTTGATGTGACGGAATTCTTTCAAAAGCCGGAAGAGTTGGGCGAAGCTCTGACTCGCGCCGGTCTTGAAGTGGAAGAGATCACCAATCGGGCAAAAGACTTTAACCACGTGGTTGTCGGTCACATCCTGGAAAAAGATAAACATCCGAATGCGGATAAACTTTCCTTGTGTCGCGTATCTACGGGCGAAGGTGTTGTGCACCAAATCGTTTGTGGGGCGCAAAATCACAAAGCCGGCGACCGTGTGATCGTGGCTTTGCCGGGAGCTGTGTTGCCGGGAAATTTCGCGATTAAAAAGTCAGCGGTTCGCGGTGTCGATTCGGCAGGGATGCTGTGCTCTTTGAAAGAACTGGGCTTGGCTAAAGAGTCAGAAGGCATTGCCATTCTTCCTGCGGACGCCCCCGTCGGAAAACCATATGCCGAGTACGCGGGCTATGACGACATCACTTTTGAATTGAAAGTAACGCCCAATAGAGCGGACTGCTTAAGTCACTATGGTTTGGCGCGTGAAGTGGCTTGTCTATATGGAAAAGAATTGAAGGCTCCGACGGCGGAACCCAAGGTCAATTCTCAGTCGACAAAAAGCGAAATTTCTTTGGATGTGAAGGCCTTTGATTTGTGTCCTCGCTATACGGGTCGTTACCTGAAGGGTCTTAAAGTGGGGCCTTCGCCAGCATGGCTGGTTCAGCGTCTTGAAAGTGTGGGCATGAATTCGATCAACAACATCGTCGACGTGACAAACTACGTGATGATGGAGTTGGGACAGCCTCTGCATGCTTTTGATGCTGCTTTTATCGCGGGGAAAAAAGTGATTGTGGATCGGGCGACGAAAGGTGAAAAATTCATCACGCTGGATGGTTCAGAGATCAGTTTAACCGGTGAAGAGCTGACAATTCGTGATACTTCTCATCCGGCCTGCCTTGCGGGTGTTGTCGGCGGCAAGAATTCGGGTGTGACAGAGGCCACGACAGAAGTTTTCCTGGAATCTGCTTACTTTCTGCCGATGAGCGCACGCAAAACTTCGCGTACTCACGGAATTGATACAGATTCAGCCTACAGATTTTCCCGAGGCGTTGATCCGGATGGAGCTCTTCGCGGTTTAAATCGTGCAACGGCCCTGATTTTGGAAGTTGCTGGTGGCGAAGCTTTTGGCGATCACCATGATTTTTATCCAAATCCAGTGAAAAAAGCGCCTGTGACGATTGCGGTGCAAACGGTGACGGACCGTTTGGGTTACCAGGCGGAAGAGCACAAATTCGTGGATTTTATGAAGCGTTTGGGATGCCAGTTGGAACAAGCGGGGGCAGGTACTTACAAAATTCTTCCTCCCACCTTCCGTTTTGATCTTGAGCAGGACATGGATTTGGTTGAAGAGTACGCCCGCCTCAATGGCTATGAACACATCCCCGAGTCCTTGCCGGTGTTTAAGACAATGCCGTCACATCACGACAAGGGATTTATGTTGAACCGTACAACAAGCGAGTTGATGCGCGCAGAAGGTTTCCAACAAGCCGTGAACTTTGCCTTTGTCGGTTCTAAAGGGGAAAAAGCCTTTTTGGGTCCCATCGAAGCTTTGAAGGCGGCGGGCTTGTCCGTGTCAGGCAAAGAGATTCGCATTATGAATCCATTGAATGAAGAAATGGATGTGATGAGAACTTCTTTAAGCTTTGGTCTTTTCAAAAATCTGAATACCAACTTCCACGCGGGCAATATGCAAGGACGTTTGTTTGAGATCGGCAGTTCTTTCTTTATGAAAGACGACGGAACTTATGGCGAAACCAGTCGTTTGGGCTTGGCGCTATGGGGACGTGCCGCGAATCTTTGGAACAAGTCACTGGATTACCCTGTGGTGTTTGAACTTAAAGCAGCGGTTGAAGTGTTGCTGAAGTCGTTGAATATTTCGGCTTATACCTGGGTCACACCGACAAACAAGGTGGAAGTACCCGCGTTCTTGCACCAAGGGCAATATGCGCAACTTTTGGTTGAAGGAAAAAAAGTTGGTTTTATTGGTACACTTCATCCGGTTCTTCTAGATGATAATAAAATCCGCGTGCCTGCGGTATTAGCTGAGCTTGATTTAGATCAGCTTTATAAGGGGCAACCTCGCCCTTACCGCATCCAAAGTATTTCCAAGTTCCCGGTGGTGGAGCGCGACTTCGCGTTCGTGATGCCAAAAACTTTGAAAGTGGGCGATGTGCTTAAGGATATTCGCAAAGCCGCGGGTTCGCTGCTTGTGAACGTGGATGTCTTTGACTTGTACGAAGGCGAAAAAATGGAGCCGGGTCAGAAATCCGTGGCGATTCGCCTGTGGCTTCAAGATAAAAATGCCACGCTGCAGGAAGCGCAAATCGCAGAGACGACAAATAAGGTGCTAGAGAGCTTGAAAAAGAATTTTGATCTTTCTGTGAGATAA
- a CDS encoding integration host factor subunit alpha — MTKADIVENVYQKIGFSKKEASELVELCFDTLKDVLQNGDKVKISGFGNFVVRGKNERIGRNPQTGEQIKISARRVLTFRPSQVLKAMLNGEEYAHLKDEDDDDDDYDDNE, encoded by the coding sequence GTGACTAAGGCCGATATCGTCGAGAACGTCTACCAAAAGATCGGCTTCTCGAAAAAAGAAGCTTCCGAGCTTGTTGAGCTTTGCTTCGATACTTTGAAAGACGTTTTACAAAACGGCGACAAAGTTAAGATCTCTGGTTTTGGTAACTTCGTTGTTCGCGGCAAGAACGAGCGTATTGGTCGCAACCCCCAAACAGGGGAGCAGATCAAGATTTCCGCTCGCCGTGTTCTTACGTTCCGTCCTTCGCAAGTTTTAAAAGCGATGTTGAACGGGGAAGAGTACGCTCACTTAAAGGATGAGGACGATGATGACGACGACTATGATGACAACGAATAG
- a CDS encoding MerR family transcriptional regulator yields MMTTTMMTTNSEPDQLEIESSELSLGDSHVDFVEESAAVPVIATTPISIPAMLCDDKLLEEINAIPDKMGFKIGDVAEILGIKQYVLRYWETEFEILRPKKASNNQRMYTRKDVENALLIRKLLHRDRFSIEGARNAMKELKAHVRKEKDMSQVIHKLENFNDTVEELIMDIRRVRQMFK; encoded by the coding sequence ATGATGACGACGACTATGATGACAACGAATAGCGAGCCAGACCAACTCGAAATAGAAAGTTCCGAGTTGTCTTTGGGCGACAGTCACGTTGATTTCGTGGAAGAGTCGGCAGCAGTTCCGGTCATTGCGACCACTCCGATCTCGATTCCTGCGATGCTTTGTGATGACAAGCTTTTGGAAGAGATCAATGCGATTCCTGATAAAATGGGATTTAAGATTGGCGATGTTGCCGAGATTCTCGGAATCAAGCAGTACGTTCTTCGTTACTGGGAAACTGAGTTTGAAATCCTTCGTCCCAAAAAAGCTTCAAACAATCAACGTATGTACACACGAAAAGATGTGGAAAACGCTTTGTTGATCCGAAAACTTTTGCACCGGGATCGTTTTTCAATTGAGGGTGCAAGAAACGCGATGAAGGAACTCAAAGCTCACGTCCGTAAAGAAAAGGACATGAGTCAGGTGATTCATAAGCTGGAAAACTTCAACGACACGGTTGAAGAGCTGATTATGGATATCCGTCGCGTTCGCCAAATGTTCAAATAG
- a CDS encoding transporter substrate-binding domain-containing protein, with amino-acid sequence MVKLFLTLSLWFSSSYAQEKVLTLGVPFQIKRVGAIVEYQKLVSNALKDAGFETQTKVTAGKVPYEEMLAGKIDGILYDDLHIKKGRKHTISTSFPLIKTKSRIFYLKENPRFKNHDFSDTGLAKYKGSISSANKSIEAEALRRNLSFINSNNPLHNVTALLEGKVDYFIAIEEVGKSAVIAHPGAKDKISSSDTVFTEVPLYLTFHKKHGKEMAKIEQILIKHLRGDLRQYPQISESLNKDP; translated from the coding sequence GTGGTAAAACTCTTTCTTACACTTTCACTCTGGTTCTCTTCTTCTTATGCGCAGGAAAAAGTTCTGACGCTCGGAGTACCCTTTCAAATCAAAAGAGTCGGCGCCATCGTGGAATATCAAAAACTTGTTTCTAATGCCTTGAAGGATGCGGGATTTGAAACGCAAACCAAAGTCACTGCGGGCAAAGTGCCTTACGAAGAAATGCTGGCGGGGAAAATCGATGGCATTCTGTATGACGATCTTCATATTAAAAAGGGTCGGAAGCACACCATTTCCACGTCGTTCCCCCTGATCAAAACCAAAAGTCGGATTTTCTATTTGAAAGAAAATCCCCGATTTAAAAATCACGACTTTTCAGACACTGGCCTGGCAAAGTACAAGGGCTCCATTTCTTCTGCTAATAAATCCATCGAAGCAGAGGCTTTGCGCAGAAACCTCAGCTTTATTAACTCAAATAATCCTTTGCATAACGTGACCGCCCTCTTAGAGGGCAAAGTGGACTATTTTATTGCGATTGAGGAAGTCGGAAAAAGCGCCGTCATTGCGCATCCCGGGGCTAAGGATAAAATTAGCTCCAGTGACACTGTGTTTACAGAAGTCCCCTTGTATCTGACTTTTCATAAAAAGCACGGCAAGGAAATGGCAAAAATAGAGCAGATTCTGATAAAACATCTGCGAGGGGATCTTCGCCAATATCCGCAGATATCGGAAAGTTTAAATAAAGACCCGTAA
- a CDS encoding S9 family peptidase gives MKNKTPIPRAPQKLKNLELHGDIRVDPFFWLREKENPETLKYLKAENAYYETHMKPLKSLKDKLFKEMKGRIKEDDSSVPAPYDDFLYYTRFKKGKQYSYECRKPKAGGKEEILLDRNALAKGKKYCDVTAVKVSPEHDLLSYCADYDGSERYTVYFKDLKTAKLLPDTIPNCNGSVAFAEDNETVFYVRLDENRRPYQVYRHKLGSPVEQDELIYHEQDPKQFLGLRKSASHNFIFIGSYGKITSEVWCVDAHNPSLPARCLQPRIEGLEYDVEHAGDKFWIRTNLNAQNFRIMTADLLRTEKDQWKEFIPHKPEIFVDEFHLFKNFLVLSERENGLPQIRICDLQKQKDHTIKFKDAAFSVVVAPDNYEYKTETVRLNYSSPIQVPTVLEYNMRTKTTKTLKTKQVKGHKSSNYVCERVWVPGHDGVQIPVVLTYKKGLKKDQTHPTYLYGYGSYGAIIPDGFPERRDIFRLVDRGVVFAMAHIRGGGEMGRAWYEEAKFLKKMNTFKDFIACAEYLKKKGYSHPQKLAIAGGSAGGMLVGACMNMRPDLFNVVVAHVPFVDVINTMLDKDLPLTQTEYKEWGNPEDKEYYFYMKSYSPYDNVEEKNYPTLYVTCGLNDLRVTYWEPAKWVAKLRDRKTDDNLIVFKTNMGAGHFGSTGRFDHLYENAEEYAFVLNQFGIKK, from the coding sequence ATGAAAAATAAAACACCAATTCCGAGAGCTCCTCAAAAATTGAAAAATCTTGAACTGCATGGGGATATTCGTGTCGATCCCTTCTTTTGGTTACGCGAAAAAGAAAACCCTGAAACTTTGAAGTATCTCAAAGCGGAAAATGCGTACTACGAAACGCACATGAAGCCGCTGAAGTCTTTGAAGGATAAGCTGTTTAAAGAAATGAAGGGGCGGATCAAGGAAGATGACTCGTCTGTTCCAGCCCCTTATGATGATTTTCTTTACTACACTCGTTTTAAAAAAGGAAAGCAGTACTCTTACGAGTGTAGAAAACCCAAAGCCGGTGGCAAAGAAGAAATTCTTTTGGATCGAAACGCCTTGGCGAAGGGTAAAAAATATTGTGATGTTACGGCGGTCAAGGTCAGTCCCGAACACGATCTTCTGTCTTATTGTGCTGATTATGATGGCTCTGAACGCTACACGGTCTATTTCAAAGATTTAAAAACCGCTAAACTTTTGCCGGATACGATCCCGAATTGCAATGGCTCGGTCGCATTCGCCGAAGACAACGAAACAGTTTTTTATGTGCGCTTGGACGAAAATCGCCGTCCTTATCAGGTATACCGTCACAAACTTGGTTCGCCAGTTGAACAAGATGAGCTGATTTATCACGAACAGGATCCGAAGCAATTTCTTGGTCTTAGGAAGTCCGCATCGCATAATTTTATTTTCATAGGCAGTTACGGCAAGATCACTTCGGAAGTGTGGTGTGTGGACGCTCACAACCCGAGTCTTCCTGCGCGTTGTCTGCAACCGCGGATCGAAGGTTTGGAATACGATGTTGAGCACGCTGGGGATAAATTCTGGATCCGCACCAATTTAAATGCACAAAACTTCAGAATAATGACCGCAGATCTTTTGCGGACAGAAAAAGACCAGTGGAAAGAATTCATTCCTCATAAACCCGAAATCTTTGTCGATGAATTCCATCTGTTCAAAAACTTCCTGGTGCTTTCCGAGCGTGAAAACGGGCTGCCGCAAATTCGCATCTGCGATTTGCAAAAACAGAAAGATCATACAATCAAGTTTAAAGATGCGGCGTTCAGTGTCGTCGTGGCCCCGGATAATTATGAATATAAAACCGAGACGGTGCGATTGAACTATTCATCGCCGATTCAAGTGCCCACAGTTCTTGAATACAATATGCGCACGAAAACGACGAAGACCTTGAAGACCAAACAGGTGAAAGGGCATAAATCTTCGAACTATGTGTGCGAAAGGGTTTGGGTGCCAGGGCATGATGGCGTGCAAATCCCTGTGGTTTTGACTTATAAAAAAGGACTAAAAAAAGACCAGACACATCCGACTTACCTCTATGGTTATGGTTCTTATGGTGCCATTATTCCTGATGGGTTTCCTGAAAGGCGTGATATTTTTCGACTGGTCGATCGCGGCGTTGTCTTTGCCATGGCCCATATTCGCGGGGGTGGAGAGATGGGACGAGCGTGGTACGAAGAGGCAAAATTCCTGAAGAAGATGAACACGTTTAAAGATTTTATCGCGTGTGCGGAATACTTGAAGAAGAAAGGTTATTCGCATCCCCAAAAGCTCGCGATCGCCGGAGGGAGTGCCGGAGGCATGCTGGTCGGAGCTTGTATGAATATGCGCCCTGATCTTTTTAATGTCGTCGTGGCCCATGTGCCCTTTGTCGATGTGATTAATACCATGTTGGATAAAGATCTTCCTCTGACGCAAACTGAGTATAAAGAATGGGGAAATCCTGAGGATAAAGAGTACTACTTCTATATGAAGTCGTATTCGCCCTACGATAATGTGGAAGAAAAGAATTATCCGACTTTGTACGTGACTTGTGGCCTGAATGATCTGCGAGTCACCTATTGGGAGCCCGCAAAGTGGGTCGCAAAATTGCGCGATAGAAAGACCGATGACAATTTGATCGTGTTTAAAACCAATATGGGGGCCGGGCATTTCGGAAGCACGGGGCGTTTTGATCACCTGTACGAGAATGCAGAAGAATACGCCTTTGTCTTAAATCAATTTGGCATCAAAAAGTGA
- a CDS encoding mobile mystery protein A codes for MGAKTAKLRRHQLDRFFHQSESVLTTKIPKYGWVKEIREALGMTMQDLGTRLGVIKQRIERIEKDEVAGKVTLQTLRDTAEALDCELVYFLVPKGQGLQKLLETQALKAAREIVKDTEHTMGLEEQDTSRQSQQHLVESVAAELLLKEDRKIWRSQHENSKSSRGHSSRR; via the coding sequence GTGGGTGCAAAAACAGCAAAACTTCGTCGCCACCAGTTAGACCGTTTTTTTCATCAGAGCGAATCGGTCCTTACAACGAAAATCCCTAAGTACGGGTGGGTGAAAGAGATTCGCGAAGCTCTTGGTATGACAATGCAAGATCTGGGGACGCGGCTCGGTGTGATCAAACAGAGGATTGAGCGCATTGAAAAAGACGAGGTGGCCGGCAAGGTGACCTTGCAAACTCTGCGTGACACGGCGGAGGCCTTAGATTGTGAACTGGTTTATTTCTTGGTTCCGAAGGGGCAAGGGTTGCAAAAGCTACTGGAAACACAAGCTCTGAAAGCAGCCCGTGAGATTGTTAAGGACACGGAACACACCATGGGATTGGAAGAGCAGGATACTTCACGTCAGTCGCAGCAGCATTTGGTGGAAAGTGTCGCGGCTGAACTTTTATTGAAAGAAGATCGAAAGATATGGAGAAGTCAGCATGAAAATTCAAAGTCCTCCAGGGGCCACTCCTCTCGACGATGA